A window of the Candidatus Paraluminiphilus aquimaris genome harbors these coding sequences:
- the aat gene encoding leucyl/phenylalanyl-tRNA--protein transferase, with amino-acid sequence MIEPFPPTENALKDPNGLLAVGGDLSAERLLHAYQRGIFPWYEEGEPILWWTPDPRAVLFPDELHVSRSLRRFLSKCNWEVSVNRCFDEVVSACADLTEERSATWISSDIATAYSQLHLLGYAQSIEVFDGDELVGGLYGVVLGRVFFGESMFSRRANASKVALHYLCSKAPFPDLELIDCQMPNAHLESLGMTLISRTKFEGLLRDHLGPFE; translated from the coding sequence ATGATCGAGCCGTTTCCGCCTACTGAAAATGCGCTAAAAGACCCTAACGGTCTTTTAGCCGTAGGCGGCGACCTAAGCGCTGAGCGGCTGTTACACGCTTATCAGCGAGGCATATTTCCTTGGTATGAAGAGGGAGAGCCTATTCTATGGTGGACGCCAGATCCTCGCGCCGTGCTGTTCCCAGATGAGCTCCATGTATCGCGATCGCTGCGTAGATTTCTTTCGAAGTGCAATTGGGAAGTATCCGTTAATCGCTGCTTCGATGAGGTTGTGTCAGCCTGTGCGGACCTTACTGAGGAGCGATCAGCGACATGGATAAGCAGCGATATTGCAACCGCTTATTCTCAACTTCATCTTTTGGGTTATGCGCAAAGTATTGAAGTCTTCGATGGCGATGAGCTCGTTGGTGGCCTCTACGGCGTCGTGCTTGGGCGGGTATTCTTTGGCGAGTCCATGTTCTCGCGGCGCGCCAATGCATCGAAGGTGGCACTTCACTACCTTTGCTCAAAAGCGCCCTTCCCTGACCTCGAGCTCATAGACTGTCAAATGCCGAATGCGCACCTAGAGTCACTGGGCATGACGCTTATTTCGAGA